Proteins from a genomic interval of Gammaproteobacteria bacterium:
- the acpP gene encoding acyl carrier protein — protein MSNVEQQIKAIIAEQLGVSESSITNESSFVDDLGADSLDTVELVMALEEEFETEIPDENAEQITTVQEAIDFISARLEE, from the coding sequence ATGAGCAATGTTGAACAACAGATCAAAGCGATCATCGCCGAGCAGCTTGGCGTGTCCGAATCCAGCATCACGAACGAGTCCTCGTTCGTGGACGACCTGGGCGCCGATTCGCTGGACACCGTGGAATTGGTGATGGCGCTTGAGGAAGAGTTCGAAACCGAGATCCCCGACGAAAACGCCGAGCAGATTACTACCGTCCAGGAAGCGATCGACTTCATTTCCGCCCGCCTGGAGGAATAG
- a CDS encoding AAA family ATPase → MTAPGDQAVREQALHPERSFIVQAPAGSGKTEILVQRYLRLLGREAEPDAVLAITFTRKAAAEMRERVARSLREAVSDNKDVPPHRQRSLELARRVLEQSRKRGWDLPDNPARLRIITIDSLGSWLAASSPVSSGGGALGNLRADAVPLYETAARMLLNDGIRLGDEDVQTLLRHLDGSGQQFTELVAGMLAKREQWLPLLGAGDNAAALNAALRNLAGREIGRMLQCLGKYRGEFEKAFADYWTTADEPDDPSNPDALAGWGRAANDLLTLKNEWRVRFKKELGEKLERALRESGEFQERLSRLRILESPGYEAARLQLVQSVMRVLRGAFAQLKVLFAQRRETDYTEVSQAALKALGHDDRPSLLAERLDTRLRHILVDEFQDTSRTQLDLLQQMTREWQDGDGRTVFMVGDPMQSIYGFREADVRGYLRVCEHGLAALRPELLRLTVNFRSTPKLVDWFNTVFPRVFPAQGDALLGTVAYTPCKPAPEAKPGNADARLHYFRKGDHESEVAIVERIVRNTLADRPDGTIGILVRSRTHGEEVSNALGRTGIAVNRTEFERRKRFSVVQDLAAIARALAQLTDRIAWLAVLRAPWCGLSLKDLHALCHDAPRETIWDLLRDAGRVGRLSSDGRERLARVVPVLERALLLRGQLDFRSWVEGTWLALGGPAGNSDENCLRHAAEFLDSLAETSQGSQIDNAVARTLKLTDEFVSNPETGARVQILTMHKAKGLEFDTVILPGLGRDIRGGRAPVLRWWQPPPGESWLAAEEGAATLLAVPPSRRKQDTDPVYEYLDKLEKAREDAERRRLLYVAATRARTRLHLLVGLVRDEESEGPGEFKPSARTMAADLAEALRDLFEREAPGELPAKRRSARKRRLVKPEIRRVPDGWAPPEPPAPMIAPSPEETRSPTYVWAGERARVLGLAVHRWLQEISEEGPGAWPRERLETQRSRTRRMLQFHGVPVDELDSLSADVETALLNTLQDERGRWTLEPHDDAASELPLSLQEDGRTRSLILDRSFVHGGERWIVDYKTSRHEGGDLEAFLDEEERRYAPQLERYRLAMQARENRPIRTALYFPWHGAFREVTPEPGT, encoded by the coding sequence ATGACCGCGCCCGGCGACCAGGCCGTCCGCGAACAGGCGCTGCACCCCGAGCGCTCGTTCATCGTGCAGGCGCCGGCCGGATCCGGCAAGACCGAGATTCTGGTCCAGCGCTACCTGCGCCTGCTGGGGCGGGAGGCCGAGCCCGATGCGGTGCTGGCGATCACCTTCACGCGCAAGGCGGCCGCCGAAATGCGCGAGCGCGTTGCCCGCAGCCTGCGGGAGGCCGTTTCGGACAACAAGGACGTGCCGCCTCACCGCCAACGGAGCCTCGAGCTTGCGCGGCGCGTGCTTGAACAGTCGCGCAAGCGAGGCTGGGACCTTCCGGACAATCCGGCGCGCCTGCGCATCATCACCATCGACTCGCTCGGTTCCTGGCTGGCGGCGAGTTCGCCGGTGTCCAGCGGCGGCGGCGCGCTCGGCAACCTGCGCGCCGACGCGGTGCCTCTCTACGAAACGGCCGCCCGCATGCTGCTCAATGACGGAATCCGGCTAGGGGATGAGGATGTGCAGACGCTGCTTCGCCACCTGGACGGAAGCGGGCAGCAATTCACCGAACTAGTCGCTGGAATGCTGGCCAAGCGCGAACAGTGGCTGCCGTTGCTGGGAGCGGGAGACAACGCAGCGGCGCTCAATGCGGCGCTGCGCAATCTCGCAGGCCGCGAAATCGGCCGGATGCTTCAATGCCTGGGGAAATATCGCGGCGAATTTGAGAAGGCCTTTGCCGATTACTGGACAACTGCCGATGAGCCGGACGACCCCTCCAACCCCGATGCGCTTGCCGGATGGGGCCGCGCGGCAAACGACCTGCTCACGCTGAAGAACGAATGGCGCGTGCGGTTCAAGAAGGAACTCGGTGAAAAACTGGAGCGCGCGCTCCGAGAGTCCGGCGAGTTTCAGGAACGATTGTCCCGCCTCAGGATTCTCGAGTCGCCTGGCTACGAAGCAGCCCGTCTGCAACTGGTGCAGTCGGTCATGCGCGTGTTGCGCGGCGCTTTTGCGCAGTTGAAGGTACTGTTCGCGCAGCGCAGGGAAACCGATTACACGGAAGTCAGCCAGGCGGCGCTAAAGGCCCTGGGTCACGACGATCGGCCGTCGCTGCTGGCCGAACGCCTGGATACTCGGCTGCGCCACATCCTAGTCGATGAGTTCCAGGACACCTCGCGCACCCAGCTCGACCTGCTTCAGCAGATGACCCGCGAGTGGCAGGACGGCGACGGTCGCACCGTGTTCATGGTCGGGGACCCCATGCAGTCCATATACGGATTCCGGGAGGCCGACGTGCGCGGCTACCTCAGGGTGTGCGAGCACGGGCTGGCGGCCCTGCGGCCTGAACTGCTCCGGCTGACCGTGAACTTCCGATCGACTCCGAAGCTGGTGGACTGGTTCAATACGGTTTTCCCCAGGGTCTTCCCGGCCCAGGGCGACGCGCTGCTGGGCACCGTTGCCTACACACCCTGCAAGCCCGCGCCTGAGGCGAAGCCGGGAAATGCCGATGCCCGGCTTCATTACTTCCGCAAGGGCGATCACGAGTCGGAGGTGGCGATTGTCGAGCGGATCGTCCGGAATACGCTCGCGGACCGTCCCGACGGGACCATCGGCATCCTGGTGCGCAGCCGGACACACGGCGAGGAGGTGAGCAACGCGCTGGGCAGGACCGGCATCGCGGTCAACCGAACCGAGTTCGAGCGCCGTAAACGCTTCAGTGTGGTGCAGGACCTGGCCGCGATCGCCCGTGCCCTGGCGCAACTGACCGACCGTATCGCCTGGCTGGCCGTCCTGCGCGCGCCGTGGTGCGGGCTTTCGCTGAAAGATTTGCATGCGCTGTGTCACGATGCCCCGCGCGAAACGATCTGGGACCTGCTGCGCGACGCCGGGCGCGTCGGCCGGCTCAGCAGTGACGGGCGCGAGCGCCTGGCCCGGGTCGTCCCGGTGCTCGAACGGGCGTTGCTCCTGCGCGGGCAACTGGACTTTCGAAGCTGGGTGGAAGGAACGTGGCTGGCGCTGGGCGGACCCGCAGGCAACAGCGACGAGAATTGCCTGCGTCATGCTGCCGAGTTTCTCGACAGCCTCGCCGAAACCAGCCAGGGAAGTCAGATCGACAACGCGGTTGCCCGCACGCTCAAACTCACCGACGAATTCGTGTCCAATCCGGAGACCGGCGCGCGCGTACAGATCCTGACCATGCACAAGGCCAAGGGCCTGGAGTTCGACACCGTGATCCTGCCGGGGCTGGGACGGGACATCCGCGGCGGACGCGCGCCGGTGCTGCGCTGGTGGCAGCCCCCGCCCGGCGAAAGTTGGTTGGCGGCGGAGGAGGGCGCCGCAACCCTGCTGGCCGTGCCCCCGTCACGGCGAAAACAGGACACCGACCCCGTGTACGAATACCTGGACAAACTGGAGAAGGCCCGCGAGGATGCCGAGCGCAGGCGGCTCCTGTACGTGGCGGCGACCCGCGCGCGCACCCGCCTGCATCTGCTGGTGGGCCTGGTCCGGGACGAAGAGTCGGAAGGCCCGGGGGAATTCAAGCCCTCGGCGCGGACAATGGCCGCCGACCTTGCGGAGGCCCTCAGGGACCTTTTCGAGCGGGAAGCCCCCGGGGAACTCCCCGCAAAACGCAGGAGCGCGAGGAAACGGCGACTGGTGAAACCGGAGATCCGGCGCGTGCCCGATGGCTGGGCGCCGCCTGAACCCCCGGCGCCCATGATCGCACCCAGCCCGGAGGAGACCCGATCCCCCACGTACGTCTGGGCCGGCGAACGGGCGCGGGTGCTGGGGCTGGCGGTCCACCGCTGGCTTCAGGAAATCTCCGAAGAAGGGCCGGGCGCCTGGCCGCGCGAGCGCCTGGAAACGCAGCGCTCCCGCACTCGGCGGATGTTGCAGTTCCACGGCGTGCCGGTGGACGAACTGGATTCGCTGTCGGCGGACGTTGAAACCGCGCTGCTCAATACGCTGCAGGACGAAAGAGGCCGCTGGACGCTTGAGCCGCACGACGATGCCGCCAGCGAACTGCCGCTGTCCTTGCAGGAAGACGGCCGGACGCGCAGTCTGATCCTGGACCGCAGCTTTGTGCACGGGGGAGAACGCTGGATCGTGGACTACAAGACTTCCCGCCACGAGGGCGGCGACCTGGAAGCCTTCCTGGACGAGGAGGAGCGCCGCTACGCACCGCAACTCGAGCGCTACCGCCTCGCCATGCAGGCGCGCGAAAACCGGCCCATCCGCACCGCGCTCTACTTCCCCTGGCACGGCGCCTTCCGCGAAGTCACCCCCGAACCCGGCACGTAA
- a CDS encoding type II secretion system protein M: MTAIVEFWRGRPAREQTLLAALALLALGAIWYFAAVGPLLDRAEASEQMREAEAALLERLDRAGSRMAALTAPRPRSDASLLLLVNRSIGDAGLGGFLEESAADSETRVRLRLLDAPFPQVSAWLAGLAVQEGIRTVSADIERGSAPGIIRISLVLERSD, translated from the coding sequence ATGACCGCGATCGTTGAATTCTGGCGTGGGAGACCGGCCCGCGAGCAGACACTGCTCGCGGCGCTGGCGTTGCTGGCGCTTGGCGCGATCTGGTATTTCGCGGCCGTAGGCCCGCTGCTTGACCGGGCGGAGGCCAGCGAGCAAATGCGCGAGGCCGAAGCCGCGCTGCTTGAACGGCTGGACCGCGCAGGCAGCCGGATGGCGGCATTGACGGCGCCGCGCCCCCGATCGGACGCCTCGCTGCTGCTCCTGGTCAACCGTTCGATCGGCGACGCCGGCCTGGGCGGTTTTCTTGAAGAAAGCGCCGCAGACAGCGAAACACGGGTTCGCCTGCGCCTGCTCGATGCGCCGTTTCCGCAGGTCAGCGCCTGGCTCGCCGGCCTGGCGGTCCAGGAAGGCATCCGCACCGTGAGCGCCGACATCGAGCGCGGCTCGGCGCCCGGCATCATCCGGATCAGCCTGGTGCTCGAACGAAGCGACTGA
- the gspG gene encoding type II secretion system protein GspG → MQRVFYGRQDSARRSRGFTLMELLVVLAIIGILAAIATGVYVGRVDDARITRARADIQTIEAALDIFRLDNFRYPTNAEGLEALVERPNDPDVRWPAGGYMRRLPMDPWNRPYLYASPGRRGDVDVYTLGRDGQEGGEGQDGDIGNWNLEQRP, encoded by the coding sequence ATGCAGCGCGTTTTTTACGGCAGACAGGATTCCGCCCGGCGCTCCCGCGGTTTTACGCTCATGGAACTGCTGGTGGTGTTGGCCATCATCGGCATCCTGGCCGCGATCGCGACAGGCGTTTACGTGGGCCGCGTCGATGATGCGCGGATCACCCGGGCGCGGGCCGATATCCAGACGATAGAGGCGGCGCTGGACATATTCCGGCTGGACAATTTCCGCTACCCCACCAATGCGGAGGGCCTGGAGGCGCTGGTGGAACGGCCCAATGATCCCGACGTTCGCTGGCCGGCGGGCGGCTATATGCGGCGCCTGCCGATGGACCCCTGGAATCGCCCCTATCTCTACGCCAGCCCGGGCCGCCGCGGAGACGTGGATGTCTACACCCTGGGACGCGACGGACAGGAAGGCGGCGAGGGCCAGGACGGGGACATCGGCAACTGGAATCTCGAACAGCGGCCGTGA
- the gspI gene encoding type II secretion system protein GspI, with protein MKRGFTLLEVLVALAVVALGLSAAFAATGQSARTAEQLRVRTLAQWAAADALTALRLAGELPRGQSRREEEIAGRVWWVEYRVRQSAAETLRDVEVRVGPERDAPVLAAARGVVRVRVEAEDAEEEE; from the coding sequence GTGAAAAGAGGATTCACGCTGCTCGAAGTGCTGGTGGCGCTGGCCGTAGTCGCCCTGGGCCTGAGCGCCGCATTCGCCGCAACCGGCCAGTCGGCCCGCACCGCCGAGCAATTGCGTGTCCGCACGCTGGCCCAATGGGCGGCCGCTGACGCGCTGACGGCCCTGCGCCTGGCCGGAGAACTTCCGCGCGGGCAGTCACGCCGCGAAGAGGAAATCGCCGGGCGGGTCTGGTGGGTCGAGTATCGGGTCCGGCAATCGGCCGCCGAGACCCTGCGCGACGTGGAAGTGCGGGTGGGCCCGGAACGCGACGCCCCGGTCCTGGCGGCGGCCAGGGGCGTGGTGCGGGTGCGGGTCGAAGCGGAAGACGCGGAAGAAGAGGAATGA
- a CDS encoding general secretion pathway protein GspK, whose protein sequence is MFALQLETQASRALIGATQARLAALGIEELAAEIMARDALDSDTDHYGEPWFRGIRDMSVGAMRIRGTIEDMQGRFNLNNMITQQGTPDMIAVDQFRRLLGVLGLDETLALKALDWMDADNLPQPSGGAEDEAYTRLFPPYQAPNRPMEDVSELLAVEGVDAETWRLLSPHITALPLTGAPVPVNVNTASEEVLLSLAEYPDRARVQGWRDRQLAGGMTDLGEVQAALPSRMAGRVSLSSNWFALRVTVNADGTRFYLTSLLDRGPGRIRARRQGLPPEAWLAPVEG, encoded by the coding sequence ATGTTTGCCCTGCAGCTTGAAACGCAGGCCTCCCGTGCTCTTATCGGCGCCACGCAGGCGCGCCTGGCGGCTCTGGGAATCGAGGAGCTGGCGGCCGAGATCATGGCCCGGGATGCGCTCGACAGTGACACGGACCATTACGGCGAGCCCTGGTTCCGCGGCATCCGCGACATGAGCGTGGGGGCGATGCGGATTCGGGGGACAATAGAAGATATGCAGGGGCGGTTTAACCTGAACAACATGATCACTCAGCAGGGAACGCCGGACATGATCGCGGTCGATCAGTTTCGACGCCTGCTCGGCGTGCTGGGACTGGACGAGACGCTGGCCCTCAAGGCGCTGGACTGGATGGACGCCGACAACCTGCCGCAGCCTTCGGGAGGCGCCGAAGACGAAGCCTATACGCGGCTTTTCCCACCCTACCAGGCCCCCAATCGCCCGATGGAGGACGTATCGGAACTGCTGGCCGTGGAAGGTGTAGACGCCGAAACCTGGCGCCTGCTCTCGCCGCATATCACGGCATTGCCGTTAACCGGGGCGCCGGTTCCGGTCAACGTGAACACGGCTTCCGAGGAGGTGCTGCTGTCGCTTGCGGAATACCCGGATCGCGCCCGGGTGCAAGGTTGGCGTGATCGGCAGCTGGCCGGCGGCATGACGGACCTGGGCGAAGTGCAGGCCGCCCTGCCCTCCCGGATGGCCGGGCGGGTGTCGCTTTCCAGCAATTGGTTCGCGTTGCGCGTGACCGTGAATGCCGACGGCACACGGTTCTACCTGACCAGCCTGCTGGACCGCGGGCCCGGCCGGATTCGCGCACGCCGCCAGGGATTGCCGCCCGAAGCCTGGTTGGCGCCGGTGGAGGGCTAG
- the gspH gene encoding type II secretion system protein GspH: protein MESRTAAVTASREATRAKRGFTLIEILVVLAVIALLTGLAALSAGAGGSPVTREARRLAATLLLATEESRLQGRVLGLKFHRDGYSYLELVPRERDTESGPGFVWRPLLRRGAFAARAWPQPMRFELRIDGRAAATTFGAAASAPQILLLPEGEFTPFTLRLVGTREAGATMRFGSSGQFELEGL, encoded by the coding sequence CTGGAATCTCGAACAGCGGCCGTGACGGCGTCCCGGGAAGCCACGCGGGCGAAGCGTGGTTTTACGCTGATCGAAATCCTCGTCGTGCTGGCGGTGATTGCGCTTCTGACCGGCCTGGCCGCGCTGTCGGCCGGCGCCGGGGGCAGCCCGGTAACGCGGGAGGCGCGCCGGCTCGCCGCCACCCTGCTGTTGGCCACCGAGGAGAGCCGCCTGCAGGGAAGAGTGCTGGGACTGAAATTCCACCGGGACGGCTATTCTTATCTTGAACTGGTTCCCCGGGAGCGGGACACCGAGTCCGGCCCCGGTTTCGTCTGGAGACCATTGCTCCGCAGGGGAGCGTTTGCTGCCCGCGCCTGGCCGCAGCCGATGCGCTTCGAATTGCGCATCGACGGCCGCGCTGCGGCGACCACGTTCGGGGCCGCCGCTTCCGCGCCGCAGATCCTGCTTCTGCCCGAAGGCGAGTTCACGCCGTTTACCCTGCGGCTGGTCGGCACGCGCGAGGCAGGCGCTACGATGCGCTTCGGTTCTTCCGGTCAGTTTGAGCTTGAGGGCCTGTGA
- a CDS encoding 3-oxoacyl-ACP reductase FabG → MFSLSGEIALVTGATRGIGAEIARQFRAAGADVIGTATTAAGAAEIADRLGGGNSGKVLDVASDESVQTLMKDLAGRLPTILVNNAGIVRDNLLLRMKPDDWQDVVNTNLNSAYRLCKGCLRGMLKARSGRIINLSSVVGAAGAAGQANYAAAKAGLLGFTRALALEVAGRGITVNAIAPGYIETDMTAGVTSERKDAIVTQIPAGRAGSPMDVAGAAVYLASPAASYVTGTVLHVNGGMWMG, encoded by the coding sequence CTGTTTTCCCTGAGCGGAGAGATCGCCCTGGTCACGGGCGCGACGCGCGGCATCGGCGCGGAAATTGCGAGACAGTTCCGGGCCGCCGGAGCCGATGTGATCGGGACCGCGACCACGGCGGCGGGCGCAGCCGAAATCGCCGACCGCCTGGGCGGCGGCAATTCGGGAAAGGTGCTCGACGTGGCGTCCGACGAGAGCGTTCAAACCCTGATGAAAGACCTGGCCGGGCGCCTCCCCACCATTCTCGTGAACAACGCGGGCATCGTCCGCGACAACCTGCTGCTCAGGATGAAGCCGGACGACTGGCAGGATGTCGTCAATACCAATCTCAACTCGGCCTACCGCCTGTGCAAGGGCTGTCTGCGTGGCATGCTGAAGGCGCGGAGCGGGCGCATCATCAACCTGTCTTCCGTGGTGGGCGCTGCCGGAGCGGCAGGGCAGGCCAATTACGCGGCTGCCAAGGCGGGACTGCTGGGCTTCACCCGCGCGCTGGCTCTGGAAGTGGCCGGGCGCGGCATCACCGTGAACGCCATCGCGCCGGGCTATATCGAAACCGACATGACCGCGGGCGTCACGTCCGAGCGAAAGGACGCGATCGTCACTCAGATTCCGGCCGGACGCGCCGGTTCGCCGATGGACGTGGCCGGGGCCGCCGTCTACCTGGCGTCGCCCGCGGCGTCCTACGTCACTGGCACCGTGCTGCACGTGAACGGCGGAATGTGGATGGGCTGA
- the gspJ gene encoding type II secretion system protein GspJ, translated as MSSHPGFTLIELLVALAIFAVMATLAFGGLGEAVTQSERLDGQQQRWHGVQRAVRLMENDFAQLRARPVRGILGQDHEPALQALAGGELSFTRGGWLNPGLLPRAELQRVRYRLIDGRLLREYWPVLDRIGATQAAGELLLADVEAIRVEFLPESEAAQAAWTDFWPPPGEFSVETLPAGVRITVVAPGIGTVSRLIEVGH; from the coding sequence ATGAGCAGCCACCCCGGGTTCACGCTGATCGAGTTGCTCGTGGCCCTGGCCATCTTCGCCGTGATGGCGACGCTGGCCTTCGGCGGGCTGGGGGAAGCGGTCACGCAGTCGGAACGGCTGGATGGGCAGCAACAGCGCTGGCACGGCGTGCAGCGCGCCGTGCGGCTGATGGAAAACGATTTTGCCCAGTTGCGGGCGCGTCCGGTGCGCGGCATCCTCGGCCAGGACCATGAACCGGCACTGCAGGCATTGGCAGGAGGCGAACTGAGTTTCACTCGCGGCGGCTGGCTGAATCCCGGGCTGCTGCCGCGCGCCGAGTTGCAGCGGGTGCGTTACCGGTTGATCGACGGGCGCCTGCTGCGCGAGTACTGGCCGGTGCTGGACCGGATTGGTGCTACCCAGGCAGCAGGCGAGTTGCTGCTGGCGGACGTTGAGGCAATCCGGGTGGAATTCCTGCCCGAGTCCGAAGCGGCGCAGGCCGCGTGGACGGATTTCTGGCCGCCGCCCGGCGAGTTTTCCGTTGAGACCTTGCCGGCCGGAGTTCGGATTACGGTTGTGGCGCCGGGTATCGGAACCGTTTCACGCCTGATTGAGGTGGGCCACTGA
- a CDS encoding PQQ-binding-like beta-propeller repeat protein yields the protein MPDRNLTRHILSAALLFAAAPAQGADALMGEQVFSERCAQCHSSEVIEPKVAGLAKLRPEDIYRSLWSGIMREAAVGLNDAERWAVARYLGGLAPEKPSAEVSNFCNAEALTQGGVAGSWAAWAPDARNSRHLSGSGLTAAQVARARLKWAFVIPDTGSTTNAGNQPTVHDGRLYIGSRSGFVFALDARGGCIHWLYRPVAGVRSAIAVDDGKAIFADYENYVYALESATGKLLWRNKADEQPSARMNGSVTVYDGKVFVPVSTNQGFVNALDPRLPCCTFQGTVTAFDTGTGSRLWQTRIVEEPIRELGRSPSGTMRYGPSGGSVWSVPTVDARRGLLYVGTSNQKTGPPIPESDAVVALDLHTGEKKWVRSFAPARFGGIDIWNGGCVGVFADPEEECPPENQSLEGDRDIGAPIVVQTRRDGTEILLVASKDGMLYALDPSRNGEVIWETRVGKIIQIRGPSFGGVEHGIAADTERAYIPIADIDVIENTAAGALVAVDLGSGEIAWRADAADDWCNGKPYRCYTSMTSPPTIAGEVVFAGANDGVLRAYDRKTGEIVWAFDTVFRVEGVNGLSGSGGSISRGGTALVDGMFFQSSGYGQGLGMPGNVVFAFEYPTTPAVDTSPRNP from the coding sequence ATGCCAGACCGGAATCTCACCAGGCACATCCTTTCGGCGGCCCTGCTTTTTGCGGCCGCACCGGCCCAGGGCGCCGATGCACTGATGGGAGAACAGGTATTTTCCGAACGCTGCGCCCAATGCCACAGTTCCGAAGTCATTGAACCGAAAGTGGCCGGACTCGCCAAGCTCAGGCCCGAGGACATCTACCGGTCGTTGTGGTCCGGCATCATGCGGGAGGCGGCAGTCGGGTTGAACGACGCCGAACGCTGGGCGGTCGCGCGGTATCTCGGCGGTCTGGCGCCGGAAAAGCCCTCGGCGGAGGTCTCGAATTTCTGCAATGCCGAAGCGCTGACTCAAGGCGGGGTTGCCGGCTCCTGGGCCGCGTGGGCGCCGGATGCACGCAACAGCCGGCACCTGTCCGGTTCCGGGCTGACCGCCGCACAGGTGGCGCGCGCACGATTGAAGTGGGCATTCGTCATTCCCGATACCGGCTCCACCACCAATGCCGGCAACCAGCCGACCGTCCATGACGGGCGCCTATATATCGGCAGCAGGAGCGGATTCGTCTTTGCGCTGGATGCCCGAGGCGGTTGCATCCACTGGCTTTACCGGCCTGTCGCGGGCGTGCGCTCGGCCATTGCGGTCGACGACGGCAAGGCGATCTTTGCCGACTACGAGAATTACGTCTATGCGTTGGAATCCGCCACCGGCAAGCTGCTCTGGCGCAACAAGGCCGATGAACAGCCTTCCGCGCGAATGAACGGCAGCGTCACCGTCTACGACGGAAAAGTCTTTGTTCCCGTCTCGACCAACCAGGGATTCGTGAATGCCCTCGACCCGAGGCTTCCCTGCTGCACTTTCCAGGGAACCGTGACCGCATTCGACACCGGCACGGGAAGCCGGTTATGGCAGACGCGCATCGTCGAGGAACCCATTCGGGAACTCGGCCGCTCACCCTCCGGAACGATGCGCTACGGCCCGTCGGGCGGGAGCGTCTGGTCCGTGCCGACCGTCGATGCCCGGCGAGGACTCCTGTACGTGGGCACCAGTAACCAGAAGACCGGGCCGCCCATACCCGAGTCGGACGCGGTGGTTGCGCTGGACCTGCACACCGGCGAAAAGAAGTGGGTCAGGAGCTTCGCCCCGGCGCGATTCGGCGGAATCGACATCTGGAACGGCGGCTGCGTGGGCGTGTTCGCGGACCCCGAGGAGGAGTGCCCGCCCGAGAACCAATCGCTTGAAGGAGACAGGGACATCGGCGCCCCCATAGTCGTCCAGACCCGCCGCGACGGTACGGAAATCCTGCTGGTCGCGTCGAAGGACGGCATGCTTTACGCGCTGGATCCGAGCCGGAACGGAGAGGTGATCTGGGAAACCCGGGTCGGCAAGATCATTCAGATCCGGGGTCCGTCGTTCGGCGGGGTGGAACACGGCATTGCCGCCGACACTGAACGGGCATACATACCGATTGCCGACATCGACGTCATTGAGAACACCGCGGCCGGTGCACTTGTCGCCGTGGACCTCGGCTCGGGGGAAATCGCCTGGCGTGCCGACGCGGCGGACGACTGGTGCAACGGCAAGCCGTATCGTTGCTATACATCCATGACGTCGCCACCGACGATAGCGGGAGAGGTCGTGTTCGCCGGCGCCAATGACGGTGTCCTGCGCGCCTATGACAGGAAGACCGGCGAAATCGTCTGGGCTTTCGATACGGTGTTCCGGGTGGAAGGCGTAAACGGGCTGTCCGGATCGGGCGGTTCGATATCGCGGGGCGGAACAGCCCTGGTCGACGGCATGTTCTTCCAGTCCTCGGGTTACGGCCAAGGACTGGGGATGCCCGGCAACGTCGTCTTCGCGTTCGAGTACCCGACAACCCCGGCTGTGGATACATCGCCGCGCAACCCCTGA